A window of the Candidatus Obscuribacterales bacterium genome harbors these coding sequences:
- a CDS encoding 2,3-bisphosphoglycerate-independent phosphoglycerate mutase (catalyzes the interconversion of 2-phosphoglycerate and 3-phosphoglycerate): protein MVQEPISPVVLVILDGWGYREEADGNAIAAARTPVMDALWATYPSTLIRTSGKDVGLPGGQMGNSEVGHLNIGAGRVVPQELVRITDSIEDGTFLSNAALVRVCQQVQQSGGKLHVMGLCSEGGVHSHTEHLYGLLELAKDQNLTDVCIHAIMDGRDTMPTDGLEMIQRMQQRVQDIGLGRIVTISGRYYAMDRDRRWDRVKRAYDVMTHNSPSVQQSATEVLQASY from the coding sequence ATGGTACAAGAGCCGATCTCTCCAGTGGTTCTAGTCATCTTAGATGGTTGGGGGTATCGTGAAGAGGCTGATGGCAATGCGATCGCCGCTGCCCGTACCCCTGTCATGGATGCACTCTGGGCAACATATCCCAGCACCCTAATTCGCACCTCAGGCAAAGACGTTGGGCTGCCGGGGGGGCAAATGGGGAACTCTGAAGTCGGTCACCTGAACATCGGTGCAGGTCGGGTGGTTCCTCAAGAGCTGGTGAGAATTACAGACTCTATTGAAGATGGCACTTTTCTCAGTAACGCCGCGTTAGTTCGTGTATGCCAACAGGTGCAGCAGTCGGGAGGCAAGCTGCACGTGATGGGCCTATGTTCTGAGGGAGGCGTACATTCCCACACGGAACACCTCTATGGATTATTAGAACTTGCTAAGGATCAAAACCTAACTGATGTTTGCATCCACGCCATTATGGATGGACGTGACACGATGCCTACGGATGGGCTAGAGATGATCCAACGGATGCAACAAAGGGTTCAAGATATCGGGCTTGGACGCATTGTTACCATTAGCGGCCGTTACTATGCCATGGATCGCGATCGCCGCTGGGATCGGGTGAAGCGCGCCTACGATGTGATGACTCACAATAGTCCTTCGGTACAGCAATCTGCCACTGAGGTGCTGCAAGCCTCCTAC